A stretch of Onychomys torridus chromosome 2, mOncTor1.1, whole genome shotgun sequence DNA encodes these proteins:
- the Camta1 gene encoding calmodulin-binding transcription activator 1 isoform X10 has product MSILERLEQMERRMAEMTGSQQHKQASSGGGSGGGSGSGAGGGQAQCASGAGALGGCFESRVVVVCEKMMSRACWTRSKHLIHSKTFRGMTLLHLAAAQGYATLIQTLIKWRTKHADSIDLELEVDPLNVDHFSCTPLMWACALGHLEAAVVLYKWDRRAISIPDSLGRLPLGIARSRGHVKLAECLEHLQRDEQAQLGQTPRIHCAPSEEPSTDSWVAQWHREAMSSPEIPKGVTVIASTNPDLRRPRSEPSNYYSSESHKDYPAPKKHKLNPESFQARQEKLLCTALSLEQPNIRKQSPSSKQSSPETISPSEGVRDYSREASPPTPESAAFQASAPQPVVKWSSKDLYIGVSTVQVTGNPKGTSVVKDAAPSQVRPREPMSVLMMANREVVNTEMGAYRDSTESEECPQPMDDIQVNMMTLAEHIIEATPDRIKQENFVPMESSALERTDPATISSTMSWLASYLADADRLPSAAHIRSAYAEPLTPSSNASLSPAGSPVSEVASEKPSLPSAADWSEFLSASTSEKVENELAQLTLSDHEQRELYEAARLVQTAFRKYKGRPLREQQEVAAAVIQRCYRKYKQLTWIALKYALYKKMTQAAILIQSKFRSYYEQKRFQQSRRAAVLIQNFYRSYKKCGRRRPARRTAVIVQQKLRSSLLTKKQDQAARKIMRFLRRCRHRVKELKKAKELEDIQQHPLAM; this is encoded by the exons ATGTCCATCCTGGAGCGGCTGGAGCAGATGGAGAGGAGGATGGCCGAGATGACGGGCTCCCAGCAGCACAAGCAGGCAAGCAGCGGAGGTGGCAGTGGAGGCGGCAGTGGAAGTGGTGCCGGAGGGGGCCAGGCCCAG TGTGCTTCTGGCGCCGGGGCCCTGGGGGGCTGCTTCGAGAGTCGTGTGGTTGTTGTCTGTGAGAAGATGATGAGCCGAGCCTGCTGGACCAGGTCCAAGCATCTGATCCATTCCAAGACTTTCCGTGGAATGACCCTCCTACACCTGGCCGCTGCCCAGGGCTATGCCACCCTGATCCAGACCCTCATCAAATGGCG CACAAAGCATGCAGACAGCATTGATTTGGAACTGGAGGTTGACCCCCTGAATGTGGACCACTTCTCCTGCACTCCTCTG ATGTGGGCCTGTGCCCTAGGGCACTTGGAAGCAGCAGTGGTGCTGTACAAATGGGACCGCCGTGCCATCTCCATCCCAGACTCTCTGGGAAGGCTGCCTTTGGGAATTGCCAGGTCGAGGGGCCATGTGAAATTAGCAGAATGTCTGGAGCACCTGCAAAGAGACGAGCAGGCCCAGCTGGGACAGACCCCCAGGATCCACTGTGCTCCAAGCGAAGAGCCAAGCACAGACAGCTGGGTGGCCCAGTGGCACAGGGAGGCCATGAGCTCTCCAGAAATACCCAAAGGAGTCACTGTCATTGCAAGCACCAATCCAG ATCTGAGAAGACCTCGGTCTGAACCCTCTAATTACTACAGCAGTGAGAGCCACAAAGATTATCCGGCTCCCAAAAAGCATAAATTGAACCCTGAGTCCTTCcaggcaaggcaggagaaactgCTTTGCACTGCACTGAGTCTGGAGCAGCCAAATATCAGGAAGCAGAGCCCTAGTTCTAAGCAGTCTTCCCCCGAAACAATCAGCCCCAGTGAAGGAGTGAGGGACTACAGCCGGGAAGCCTCCCCTCCCACTCCAGAGTCTGCAGCATTCCAAGCCTCTGCACCTCAGCCTGTAGTAAAGTGGAGTTCCAAAGATCTTTACATTGGTGTGTCTACAGTGCAGGTGACTGGAAATCCGAAGGGGACCAGTGTAGTAAAGGACGCGGCACCCTCACAGGTGCGTCCGAGGGAACCAATGAGTGTCCTGATGATGGCTAACCGAGAGGTGGTGAATACAGAGATGGGGGCCTACCGGGATAGTACAGAGAGCGAGGAATGCCCCCAGCCCATGGATGATATTCAG GTGAACATGATGACCTTGGCGGAGCACATTATTGAGGCCACACCAGACCGAATCAAGCAGGAGAACTTTGTGCCCATGGAGTCCTCAGCCCTGGAAAGAACAGATCCCGCTACCATTAGCAGTACAatgagctggctggccagttacCTAGCTGATGCCGACCGTCTGCCCAGTGCTGCCCACATCAG gaGTGCATACGCTGAGCCCCTAACTCCTTCTTCTAATGCCAGCTTAAGCCCCGCAGGCTCCCCTGTCAGTGAAGTGGCTTCTGAGAAACCCAGCCTTCCCTCGGCTGCAGACTGGTCAGAATTCCTGAGCGCATCAACCAGTGAGAAGGTAGAGAATGAGCTTGCTCAGCTCACGCTGTCCGACCATGAGCAGAGAGAACTCTATGAAGCTGCCAGGCTTGTCCAGACAGCCTTCCGGAAATACAAG GGCAGACCCTTGCGGGAACAGCAGGAAGTGGCCGCTGCCGTCATTCAACGCTGTTACAGGAAGTACAAACAG CTGACATGGATAGCCTTGAAG TATGCACTTTACAAAAAGATGACCCAGGCAGCCATCCTCATCCAGAGCAAATTCCGAAGTTACTATGAGCAGAAACGGTTTCAGCAGAGCCGGCGAGCTGCAGTGCTGATCCAGAACTTCTACCGGAGTTATAAAAAGTGCGGCAGGAGACGGCCAGCCCGCAGGACGGCAGTCATCGTGCAGCAAAAGCtcag GAGCAGTTTGCTGACCAAAAAGCAGGACCAAGCTGCTCGAAAAATAATGAGGTTTCTACGTCGCTGTCGTCACAG AGTGAAAGAATTGAAAAAGGCCAAGGAACTTGAAGACATACAGCAGCATCCCTTAGCAATGTGA
- the Camta1 gene encoding calmodulin-binding transcription activator 1 isoform X12, producing the protein MSILERLEQMERRMAEMTGSQQHKQASSGGGSGGGSGSGAGGGQAQCASGAGALGGCFESRVVVVCEKMMSRACWTRSKHLIHSKTFRGMTLLHLAAAQGYATLIQTLIKWRTKHADSIDLELEVDPLNVDHFSCTPLMWACALGHLEAAVVLYKWDRRAISIPDSLGRLPLGIARSRGHVKLAECLEHLQRDEQAQLGQTPRIHCAPSEEPSTDSWVAQWHREAMSSPEIPKGVTVIASTNPVQVTGNPKGTSVVKDAAPSQVRPREPMSVLMMANREVVNTEMGAYRDSTESEECPQPMDDIQVNMMTLAEHIIEATPDRIKQENFVPMESSALERTDPATISSTMSWLASYLADADRLPSAAHIRSAYAEPLTPSSNASLSPAGSPVSEVASEKPSLPSAADWSEFLSASTSEKVENELAQLTLSDHEQRELYEAARLVQTAFRKYKGRPLREQQEVAAAVIQRCYRKYKQLTWIALKYALYKKMTQAAILIQSKFRSYYEQKRFQQSRRAAVLIQNFYRSYKKCGRRRPARRTAVIVQQKLRSSLLTKKQDQAARKIMRFLRRCRHRVKELKKAKELEDIQQHPLAM; encoded by the exons ATGTCCATCCTGGAGCGGCTGGAGCAGATGGAGAGGAGGATGGCCGAGATGACGGGCTCCCAGCAGCACAAGCAGGCAAGCAGCGGAGGTGGCAGTGGAGGCGGCAGTGGAAGTGGTGCCGGAGGGGGCCAGGCCCAG TGTGCTTCTGGCGCCGGGGCCCTGGGGGGCTGCTTCGAGAGTCGTGTGGTTGTTGTCTGTGAGAAGATGATGAGCCGAGCCTGCTGGACCAGGTCCAAGCATCTGATCCATTCCAAGACTTTCCGTGGAATGACCCTCCTACACCTGGCCGCTGCCCAGGGCTATGCCACCCTGATCCAGACCCTCATCAAATGGCG CACAAAGCATGCAGACAGCATTGATTTGGAACTGGAGGTTGACCCCCTGAATGTGGACCACTTCTCCTGCACTCCTCTG ATGTGGGCCTGTGCCCTAGGGCACTTGGAAGCAGCAGTGGTGCTGTACAAATGGGACCGCCGTGCCATCTCCATCCCAGACTCTCTGGGAAGGCTGCCTTTGGGAATTGCCAGGTCGAGGGGCCATGTGAAATTAGCAGAATGTCTGGAGCACCTGCAAAGAGACGAGCAGGCCCAGCTGGGACAGACCCCCAGGATCCACTGTGCTCCAAGCGAAGAGCCAAGCACAGACAGCTGGGTGGCCCAGTGGCACAGGGAGGCCATGAGCTCTCCAGAAATACCCAAAGGAGTCACTGTCATTGCAAGCACCAATCCAG TGCAGGTGACTGGAAATCCGAAGGGGACCAGTGTAGTAAAGGACGCGGCACCCTCACAGGTGCGTCCGAGGGAACCAATGAGTGTCCTGATGATGGCTAACCGAGAGGTGGTGAATACAGAGATGGGGGCCTACCGGGATAGTACAGAGAGCGAGGAATGCCCCCAGCCCATGGATGATATTCAG GTGAACATGATGACCTTGGCGGAGCACATTATTGAGGCCACACCAGACCGAATCAAGCAGGAGAACTTTGTGCCCATGGAGTCCTCAGCCCTGGAAAGAACAGATCCCGCTACCATTAGCAGTACAatgagctggctggccagttacCTAGCTGATGCCGACCGTCTGCCCAGTGCTGCCCACATCAG gaGTGCATACGCTGAGCCCCTAACTCCTTCTTCTAATGCCAGCTTAAGCCCCGCAGGCTCCCCTGTCAGTGAAGTGGCTTCTGAGAAACCCAGCCTTCCCTCGGCTGCAGACTGGTCAGAATTCCTGAGCGCATCAACCAGTGAGAAGGTAGAGAATGAGCTTGCTCAGCTCACGCTGTCCGACCATGAGCAGAGAGAACTCTATGAAGCTGCCAGGCTTGTCCAGACAGCCTTCCGGAAATACAAG GGCAGACCCTTGCGGGAACAGCAGGAAGTGGCCGCTGCCGTCATTCAACGCTGTTACAGGAAGTACAAACAG CTGACATGGATAGCCTTGAAG TATGCACTTTACAAAAAGATGACCCAGGCAGCCATCCTCATCCAGAGCAAATTCCGAAGTTACTATGAGCAGAAACGGTTTCAGCAGAGCCGGCGAGCTGCAGTGCTGATCCAGAACTTCTACCGGAGTTATAAAAAGTGCGGCAGGAGACGGCCAGCCCGCAGGACGGCAGTCATCGTGCAGCAAAAGCtcag GAGCAGTTTGCTGACCAAAAAGCAGGACCAAGCTGCTCGAAAAATAATGAGGTTTCTACGTCGCTGTCGTCACAG AGTGAAAGAATTGAAAAAGGCCAAGGAACTTGAAGACATACAGCAGCATCCCTTAGCAATGTGA
- the Camta1 gene encoding calmodulin-binding transcription activator 1 isoform X9, translated as MSILERLEQMERRMAEMTGSQQHKQASSGGGSGGGSGSGAGGGQAQCASGAGALGGCFESRVVVVCEKMMSRACWTRSKHLIHSKTFRGMTLLHLAAAQGYATLIQTLIKWRTKHADSIDLELEVDPLNVDHFSCTPLMWACALGHLEAAVVLYKWDRRAISIPDSLGRLPLGIARSRGHVKLAECLEHLQRDEQAQLGQTPRIHCAPSEEPSTDSWVAQWHREAMSSPEIPKGVTVIASTNPDLRRPRSEPSNYYSSESHKDYPAPKKHKLNPESFQARQEKLLCTALSLEQPNIRKQSPSSKQSSPETISPSEGVRDYSREASPPTPESAAFQASAPQPVVKWSSKDLYIGVSTVQVTGNPKGTSVVKDAAPSQVRPREPMSVLMMANREVVNTEMGAYRDSTESEECPQPMDDIQVNMMTLAEHIIEATPDRIKQENFVPMESSALERTDPATISSTMSWLASYLADADRLPSAAHIRSAYAEPLTPSSNASLSPAGSPVSEVASEKPSLPSAADWSEFLSASTSEKVENELAQLTLSDHEQRELYEAARLVQTAFRKYKGRPLREQQEVAAAVIQRCYRKYKQLTWIALKYALYKKMTQAAILIQSKFRSYYEQKRFQQSRRAAVLIQNFYRSYKKCGRRRPARRTAVIVQQKLRSSLLTKKQDQAARKIMRFLRRCRHSPLVDHRLYKREMNIFGTQWCVLNCRQHALCHSYWASLSFLFCNPNEISGIWQDLSFPKFPTSCCSPESNRVKELKKAKELEDIQQHPLAM; from the exons ATGTCCATCCTGGAGCGGCTGGAGCAGATGGAGAGGAGGATGGCCGAGATGACGGGCTCCCAGCAGCACAAGCAGGCAAGCAGCGGAGGTGGCAGTGGAGGCGGCAGTGGAAGTGGTGCCGGAGGGGGCCAGGCCCAG TGTGCTTCTGGCGCCGGGGCCCTGGGGGGCTGCTTCGAGAGTCGTGTGGTTGTTGTCTGTGAGAAGATGATGAGCCGAGCCTGCTGGACCAGGTCCAAGCATCTGATCCATTCCAAGACTTTCCGTGGAATGACCCTCCTACACCTGGCCGCTGCCCAGGGCTATGCCACCCTGATCCAGACCCTCATCAAATGGCG CACAAAGCATGCAGACAGCATTGATTTGGAACTGGAGGTTGACCCCCTGAATGTGGACCACTTCTCCTGCACTCCTCTG ATGTGGGCCTGTGCCCTAGGGCACTTGGAAGCAGCAGTGGTGCTGTACAAATGGGACCGCCGTGCCATCTCCATCCCAGACTCTCTGGGAAGGCTGCCTTTGGGAATTGCCAGGTCGAGGGGCCATGTGAAATTAGCAGAATGTCTGGAGCACCTGCAAAGAGACGAGCAGGCCCAGCTGGGACAGACCCCCAGGATCCACTGTGCTCCAAGCGAAGAGCCAAGCACAGACAGCTGGGTGGCCCAGTGGCACAGGGAGGCCATGAGCTCTCCAGAAATACCCAAAGGAGTCACTGTCATTGCAAGCACCAATCCAG ATCTGAGAAGACCTCGGTCTGAACCCTCTAATTACTACAGCAGTGAGAGCCACAAAGATTATCCGGCTCCCAAAAAGCATAAATTGAACCCTGAGTCCTTCcaggcaaggcaggagaaactgCTTTGCACTGCACTGAGTCTGGAGCAGCCAAATATCAGGAAGCAGAGCCCTAGTTCTAAGCAGTCTTCCCCCGAAACAATCAGCCCCAGTGAAGGAGTGAGGGACTACAGCCGGGAAGCCTCCCCTCCCACTCCAGAGTCTGCAGCATTCCAAGCCTCTGCACCTCAGCCTGTAGTAAAGTGGAGTTCCAAAGATCTTTACATTGGTGTGTCTACAGTGCAGGTGACTGGAAATCCGAAGGGGACCAGTGTAGTAAAGGACGCGGCACCCTCACAGGTGCGTCCGAGGGAACCAATGAGTGTCCTGATGATGGCTAACCGAGAGGTGGTGAATACAGAGATGGGGGCCTACCGGGATAGTACAGAGAGCGAGGAATGCCCCCAGCCCATGGATGATATTCAG GTGAACATGATGACCTTGGCGGAGCACATTATTGAGGCCACACCAGACCGAATCAAGCAGGAGAACTTTGTGCCCATGGAGTCCTCAGCCCTGGAAAGAACAGATCCCGCTACCATTAGCAGTACAatgagctggctggccagttacCTAGCTGATGCCGACCGTCTGCCCAGTGCTGCCCACATCAG gaGTGCATACGCTGAGCCCCTAACTCCTTCTTCTAATGCCAGCTTAAGCCCCGCAGGCTCCCCTGTCAGTGAAGTGGCTTCTGAGAAACCCAGCCTTCCCTCGGCTGCAGACTGGTCAGAATTCCTGAGCGCATCAACCAGTGAGAAGGTAGAGAATGAGCTTGCTCAGCTCACGCTGTCCGACCATGAGCAGAGAGAACTCTATGAAGCTGCCAGGCTTGTCCAGACAGCCTTCCGGAAATACAAG GGCAGACCCTTGCGGGAACAGCAGGAAGTGGCCGCTGCCGTCATTCAACGCTGTTACAGGAAGTACAAACAG CTGACATGGATAGCCTTGAAG TATGCACTTTACAAAAAGATGACCCAGGCAGCCATCCTCATCCAGAGCAAATTCCGAAGTTACTATGAGCAGAAACGGTTTCAGCAGAGCCGGCGAGCTGCAGTGCTGATCCAGAACTTCTACCGGAGTTATAAAAAGTGCGGCAGGAGACGGCCAGCCCGCAGGACGGCAGTCATCGTGCAGCAAAAGCtcag GAGCAGTTTGCTGACCAAAAAGCAGGACCAAGCTGCTCGAAAAATAATGAGGTTTCTACGTCGCTGTCGTCACAG CCCCCTGGTGGACCATAGGCTGTACAAAAGG GAAATGAATATTTTTGGAACACAGTGGTGTGTGTTAAATTGCAGACAACATGCTCTCTGTCATTCTTATTGGGcctctctgtcttttttattttgcaatCCAAATGAGATTTCTGGAATATGGCAAGATCTCTCTTTCCCTAAATTCCCCACAAGCTGTTGCAGCCCTGAGAGCAACAG AGTGAAAGAATTGAAAAAGGCCAAGGAACTTGAAGACATACAGCAGCATCCCTTAGCAATGTGA
- the Camta1 gene encoding calmodulin-binding transcription activator 1 isoform X11, protein MSILERLEQMERRMAEMTGSQQHKQASSGGGSGGGSGSGAGGGQAQCASGAGALGGCFESRVVVVCEKMMSRACWTRSKHLIHSKTFRGMTLLHLAAAQGYATLIQTLIKWRTKHADSIDLELEVDPLNVDHFSCTPLMWACALGHLEAAVVLYKWDRRAISIPDSLGRLPLGIARSRGHVKLAECLEHLQRDEQAQLGQTPRIHCAPSEEPSTDSWVAQWHREAMSSPEIPKGVTVIASTNPVQVTGNPKGTSVVKDAAPSQVRPREPMSVLMMANREVVNTEMGAYRDSTESEECPQPMDDIQVNMMTLAEHIIEATPDRIKQENFVPMESSALERTDPATISSTMSWLASYLADADRLPSAAHIRSAYAEPLTPSSNASLSPAGSPVSEVASEKPSLPSAADWSEFLSASTSEKVENELAQLTLSDHEQRELYEAARLVQTAFRKYKGRPLREQQEVAAAVIQRCYRKYKQLTWIALKYALYKKMTQAAILIQSKFRSYYEQKRFQQSRRAAVLIQNFYRSYKKCGRRRPARRTAVIVQQKLRSSLLTKKQDQAARKIMRFLRRCRHSPLVDHRLYKRSERIEKGQGT, encoded by the exons ATGTCCATCCTGGAGCGGCTGGAGCAGATGGAGAGGAGGATGGCCGAGATGACGGGCTCCCAGCAGCACAAGCAGGCAAGCAGCGGAGGTGGCAGTGGAGGCGGCAGTGGAAGTGGTGCCGGAGGGGGCCAGGCCCAG TGTGCTTCTGGCGCCGGGGCCCTGGGGGGCTGCTTCGAGAGTCGTGTGGTTGTTGTCTGTGAGAAGATGATGAGCCGAGCCTGCTGGACCAGGTCCAAGCATCTGATCCATTCCAAGACTTTCCGTGGAATGACCCTCCTACACCTGGCCGCTGCCCAGGGCTATGCCACCCTGATCCAGACCCTCATCAAATGGCG CACAAAGCATGCAGACAGCATTGATTTGGAACTGGAGGTTGACCCCCTGAATGTGGACCACTTCTCCTGCACTCCTCTG ATGTGGGCCTGTGCCCTAGGGCACTTGGAAGCAGCAGTGGTGCTGTACAAATGGGACCGCCGTGCCATCTCCATCCCAGACTCTCTGGGAAGGCTGCCTTTGGGAATTGCCAGGTCGAGGGGCCATGTGAAATTAGCAGAATGTCTGGAGCACCTGCAAAGAGACGAGCAGGCCCAGCTGGGACAGACCCCCAGGATCCACTGTGCTCCAAGCGAAGAGCCAAGCACAGACAGCTGGGTGGCCCAGTGGCACAGGGAGGCCATGAGCTCTCCAGAAATACCCAAAGGAGTCACTGTCATTGCAAGCACCAATCCAG TGCAGGTGACTGGAAATCCGAAGGGGACCAGTGTAGTAAAGGACGCGGCACCCTCACAGGTGCGTCCGAGGGAACCAATGAGTGTCCTGATGATGGCTAACCGAGAGGTGGTGAATACAGAGATGGGGGCCTACCGGGATAGTACAGAGAGCGAGGAATGCCCCCAGCCCATGGATGATATTCAG GTGAACATGATGACCTTGGCGGAGCACATTATTGAGGCCACACCAGACCGAATCAAGCAGGAGAACTTTGTGCCCATGGAGTCCTCAGCCCTGGAAAGAACAGATCCCGCTACCATTAGCAGTACAatgagctggctggccagttacCTAGCTGATGCCGACCGTCTGCCCAGTGCTGCCCACATCAG gaGTGCATACGCTGAGCCCCTAACTCCTTCTTCTAATGCCAGCTTAAGCCCCGCAGGCTCCCCTGTCAGTGAAGTGGCTTCTGAGAAACCCAGCCTTCCCTCGGCTGCAGACTGGTCAGAATTCCTGAGCGCATCAACCAGTGAGAAGGTAGAGAATGAGCTTGCTCAGCTCACGCTGTCCGACCATGAGCAGAGAGAACTCTATGAAGCTGCCAGGCTTGTCCAGACAGCCTTCCGGAAATACAAG GGCAGACCCTTGCGGGAACAGCAGGAAGTGGCCGCTGCCGTCATTCAACGCTGTTACAGGAAGTACAAACAG CTGACATGGATAGCCTTGAAG TATGCACTTTACAAAAAGATGACCCAGGCAGCCATCCTCATCCAGAGCAAATTCCGAAGTTACTATGAGCAGAAACGGTTTCAGCAGAGCCGGCGAGCTGCAGTGCTGATCCAGAACTTCTACCGGAGTTATAAAAAGTGCGGCAGGAGACGGCCAGCCCGCAGGACGGCAGTCATCGTGCAGCAAAAGCtcag GAGCAGTTTGCTGACCAAAAAGCAGGACCAAGCTGCTCGAAAAATAATGAGGTTTCTACGTCGCTGTCGTCACAG CCCCCTGGTGGACCATAGGCTGTACAAAAGG AGTGAAAGAATTGAAAAAGGCCAAGGAACTTGA